The nucleotide window GTAGGTGTTCCTGTGCGGATCTATTCTGCAAATATGCGCCGGATATTCTATTGGATTAAGGTATAACAATGGCGTGAACCGGATGCGGTAAAGCGGGACATCCCTTAAGTTTTTAAAATTCATGATAATATAAAAATTCGGCTAAGAAACTGAGAGTTCCAGATATCTCTCCAGACCCTCAAAATATCATCCACCTCAAAAATCTGTGATATGTCTGACATAGGTAAACTAAGTTTCTCACAATAGCTTTCGTCATCAAACTTCCAATGCCATGGATTTCAATGATCATTATCCAAACATGGATTATTTTGAAGCCGAGGTTTTCCAATATACTTGATTTTGTCTGCATTCAGGTAGATGATGATGCAAGAAACCTGAAATCCGAAGGAGGCAATCATGGATAGAACTAAAATGTACAAAGACCTGGCCAAACATCTGGACCAGGCCCCCATTGGCGCCCCTATGTCACCGGCGCTCATTAGTCTGTTGGAAATACTCTTTCCCGAAGAAAACGAAATCAACGTCGCCCTCAAACTGCCCCTGGTGATCAAGACGCTCTCCGAACTCAAAGAGCTGTATAGCGACGTACCCGACATCGAGGACATCCTGGACCGTATGGCCAAGCGAGGCACGGTATTTGTCAGCCAGCGCCCCGGCCAGGAAAAGAAGTACCGGCTACTGCCTTCCGTGGTCGGCTGGGCCGAAACGCCCTATTGGGGGGGGAAAGACACCCCGGAAGCCCGCAAGATGGCCCCCCTGTGGCTCCAGTATCGGGAAGAGGCCTATGCGCAGGAAATGACCCGTGGTGTTCCTCCCACCCGCGTCATCCCCGTTTCCCAGACCGTTCAGGATCCCCGTAATGTCCTGCCCTTCGACGCCCTCAAACCCATGGTCGAAGCGACTTCCTACCGGGCCGTCGGGCACTGCCCCTGCCGTAAGATCAAGACCTTTGTTGGTGCGGGT belongs to Deltaproteobacteria bacterium and includes:
- a CDS encoding 4Fe-4S binding protein, which encodes MDRTKMYKDLAKHLDQAPIGAPMSPALISLLEILFPEENEINVALKLPLVIKTLSELKELYSDVPDIEDILDRMAKRGTVFVSQRPGQEKKYRLLPSVVGWAETPYWGGKDTPEARKMAPLWLQYREEAYAQEMTRGVPPTRVIPVSQTVQDPRNVLPFDALKPMVEATSYRAVGHCPCRKIKTFVGAGCDHSTENCLHFGSMARYMVEQDMAREITVEETLQILKDSNEEGLVHVGDNIEGHLATICNCCGCCCNFLATKNQMGLQTFSVSNYVAQVDIETCAACGTCEERCPMGAIAVGDEEYAVVDADKCIGCGVCTPTCPTESVDLILRGEVKPPPNLEEFMTARLSKP